In Comamonas koreensis, the genomic stretch GCACCTGGTCGTCGCCGGCGCTGGTGTCCATCCAGAACACCGGCAGGCCAGGGAAGGCGGCTTCAAAGTAGGCGCGCTCGTTGCCAATCTCCAGCACCAGCACACCGTCTTCGCTCAGGCGCTGGGGCAGCTCCAGAATCAGGCCGCGCACAAAGTCCATGCCGTCCTGGCCACCAGCCAGCGCCAGCACCGGCTCGGCCTGGTATTCCAGCGGCAGGCTGGCCATGCTCTGGGCGTTGACATAGGGTGGATTGCAGAGAATCAGGTCCCAGGGGCCGCGGGCGTTGGCCATGCCGTCTGATTGAACCAGCTGCACGCGCTCTTGCAGGCCATGCTGGTCCACATTGATGCGGGCCACGGCCAGCGCATCGGCAGACAGATCAGCGCCGGTGACCTGCACATCGGGGTAGGCCATGGCGGCCAGGCATGCGAGGCTGCCGTTGCCGGTACACAGGTCCAGCACCTGGCGCGTCTTGTCGCTCAGCCAGTCGTCAATGCTGCCATCGGCCAGCAGCTCGGCAATCAGGCTGCGCGGCACGATGGAGCGCTCGTCGATGTAGAAGGGGACACCTTGCAGCCAGGCCTGCTGGGTCAGATAAGCGGCTGGCTTGCGGCTGCGGATGCGCTCGGCGATCAGTTGCTCGAGTTTGCTGCGCTGCACGTCACTCACCGATTGGCTTGCGACTGAGTCTGCGCCATCCGGGCTGGTGTCGCTGTCCACCGGCAGACCCAGTGACCACAGCACCAGCCAGCTCGCTTCGTCCTGCGCATTGGTCGTTCCATGGCCAAAATGCACACCGGCAGCGCTGAGCGCTGCTGCGCTGTCATCAATCAGGGTGCGGATGGTGGTCATGGCTCAACTCAGGCAAAAATCAAAGACCGCCATTGTAGGCTTGATGACAGCTGCGTGGCACCAGGCAAGGCTGCCGCCAGGGCTATCTGGGTATTGGCTTTGAACAGGTTCTTAGCGCGCCAGGTTTTCCAGAATGCGGCGGTAGATATTTTTCAGCGGCTCGATATCGGCCACGGCCACGCACTCGTCGATCTTGTGGATGGTGGCGTTCGATGGACCGATCTCGATGACTTCCGGGCAGATATCGGCGACAAAGCGGCCGTCGCTGGTGCCGCCAGTGGTCGACAAGGTGGTCTCCAGCCCCACTTCGTCGCGGATGGCTTGCTGCACGGCCGTCACCAGCACGCCGGGTGTGGTCAGGAAGGGCTTGCCGCCCAGGGTCCACTTCAGGTCGTACTCAAGCGCATGGCGCTCCAAGGTGGACTTGACGCGGGCCTTGAGGTTCTCGGCCGTCGATTCGGTGCTGAAGCGGAAGTTGAAGTCCACCACCATCTGGCCCGGGATCACATTGCCCGCGCCAGTGCCCGCATGGATATTGCTCATCTGGAAGCTGGTGGGCGGGAAGAAGGCATTGCCCTCGTCCCACAGGGTGCTGGCCAGTTCACCCAGCGCGCCCAGCCCCTGGTGGATGGGGTTGCGGGCCAGCTGCGGGTAGGCGATATGGCCTTGCACGCCATGGACGGTGAGCTTGCCCGTCAGGCTGCCGCGCCGGCCGTTCTTGACCATGTCGCCGAGCTTTTGCACGGCGGTGGGTTCGCCCACCAGGCAGTAGTCCAGCACCTGGCCGCGCTGGCGCAGCTGCTCGACGACGACGGCGGTGCCGTCCACGCTCGGGCCTTCTTCGTCACTGGTCAGCAAGAGCGCGATATCCAGCGGCGCTGCAGCGTTCTGGGCGACAAACTCCTCGGCGGCCACGACAAAGGCAGCGATGGAGGTCTTCATGTCGCTGGCACCGCGCCCGTAGAGCTTGCCATCGCGGTGCGAAGGGGTGAAGGGGTGCGAGTTCCACTGCTCCAGCGGGCCGGTGGGCACCACATCGGTGTGGCCGACAAAGACCACGGTCTTGGCTCCCGCCACGCCGCTGCGGCGCAGTGCCCAGAGGTTGCTCACCCGAAAACTGTCGGGGCCGCTGTCCATGCGCTCGCAGGCAAAACCCAGCGGCTGGAGCAGGTCGGAAACCATGTCCAGACAGCCTTCGTCATTGGGCGTCACGGAAGGACGGGCGATCAGTTGCTCGGTCAGTTGCAGGGTGCGGGACATGGCGTCAAAGAAAGTGGGCGGGGAGGTCAACAACAATGCGGCCCGCAGGCCGCATTCAGGGCATATGGCCACGGCGTCGTGGCGTGCTGCCCGGGGGCAACGGCCGCTATCTTACTCTTGGTTCACATCAAGCACGATTTCGGTGAACGAGGCCGCGTCGTCGAGCTCGGGTTTGGCCGCGACCTGGGCCTTGGCGGCATTGGCCGCCATCTGGAAGTCGTTCTGCAGCCGCCACATCAGGTTGGTTGGCGAGTCGGAGTTGGCAAGGCCTTCCTCGCGGCTGATCTTGCCGCTGTGGATGAGCGCGGCCAGTGCGCCTTCAAAGGTGACCGAGCCTTCGGCCATGGACTTTTCCATCGCCTCGCGCACGGCCGAGAAGTTGCCTTGCTCGATCATCTCGCCCACCAGCTTGGTGTTGAGCATCACCTCGATGGCAGCGGTGCGTTTGCCCGAGACCGTCTTGACCAGACGCTGCGAGACCACGGCGCGCAGCGCCGATGACAGGTCACCCAGCATCGTGGGGCGCACCTCGACCGGGTAGAAGCTCAGGATCCGGTTGAGCGCGTGGTAGCTGTTGTTGCCGTGCAAGGTGGCCAGGCACAGGTGGCCGGACTGCGCGTAGGCAATGGCCGCCGACATGGTCTCGCGGTCGCGGATTTCGCCAATCATGATCACATCGGGCGCCTGGCGCAGCGCGTTCTTCAGCGCGGTCTGCAGTGAGGCGGTGTCGCTGCCCACCTCGCGCTGGTTGATGATCGAGCGCCGGTTGGAAAACTGGTACTCGATCGGGTCTTCCACCGTCAGGATATGGCCGCTTTGCTGGCCGTTGCGGTGGTCGATCATTGCGGCGAGCGACGTGCTCTTGCCCGAGCCGGTGGCGCCGACAAACAGCACCAGGCCGCGCCGGGCCATGATGAGGTCCTGGAAGATCTCGGGCAGCTCCAGCTGCTCCAGGCTGGGGATGTCCTGGGGCACATAGCGGATGACCACGGCGCAGCTGCCGCGCTGGTGCATGGCGCTGACGCGGAAACGGCCCACGCCTTCGAGCGGCACGCCAATGTTGAGCTCCCCGGTTTCGTCCAGCTCTTCGATGCGCTCGGGCGGCACGATCTCGGCGAGCAGGGTACGCGGCGCATCCGGTGTCAAGGTCTGGTTGTTGAGGGGGATGCATTCGCCCTGGATCTTGACCAGCGCAGGCGCATTGGCTGACAGATAGACATCCGAGGCCTTGTTGTCTGCCATCAGGCGCAAGATTCGCTCCATGGTTCCCATGTCCGTTCCCTCCAGTAATTTGTGCAGAGATTGTAGGCTTAGCTACGCAGTCAATAAACGATGTTGCGCCCGCGCTGCAACCCAACCGCAAGCCAAACGGCCACAAAAAAGCCCTGCAGCGCAAAGCTTGCAGGGCTGATGGGTTGCCTGGCGAGGGTTATACAGAGAATCCCTGGGCGGCAGATCAGTCGCGCAGCAGGTCGTTGATGCTGGTCTTGGCGCGGGTCTCGGGCGTCACTTGCTTGACGATCACCGCGCAGTACAGGCTGTGGCTGCCGTCCTTGGCAGGCATGGAGCCGCTGACCACCACCGAACCCGAAGGAACGCGGCCATAAGTGACTTCGCCGGTCATGCGGTTATAGATCTTCGTGGACTGGCTGATGTACACGCCCATCGAGATGACCGAGTTTTCTTCGACGATCACGCCTTCGACGATTTCGGAGCGGGCGCCGATGAAGCAGTTGTCTTCAATGATGGTGGGGTTGGCTTGCAGCGGTTCGAGCACGCCGCCCAGGCCCACGCCGCCCGAGAGGTGGACGTTCTTGCCCACTTGTGCGCAGGAGCCCACGGTGGCCCAGGTGTCAACCATGGTGCCTTCGCCCACATAGGCGCCAATGTTCACGTAGGAAGGCATCAGGATGGCGCCCTTGGCCACATAGCTGCCGCGGCGGGCCACAGCGGGCGGCACCACGCGCACGCCGGTGGCGGCGATATCGGCTTCGGACATGCCCGCGTACTTGGTGGGCACTTTGTCGTAGAAGTTCAGGTCGCCGGCTTGCACCAGCGCGTTGTCCTTCAAGCGGAACGACAGCAACACGGCCTTCTTGATCCACTGGTGCACGGTCCACTGGCCCACGCCGTCACGGGTGGCCACACGCAACTCGCCCTGGTCCAGGGCGTTGATCACATGGTCGACCGCATCGACGATTTCTTTGGGAGCCGAGGCAGGCGAGAGCGTCGTGCGGGCTTCCCAGGCGGATTCGATGATGGTTTGCAGTTGTTGCGTCATGGTTTAGGCTTTTTTCCAGGATTGAATGAATTGGGCAATGCGCTGAGCGGCTTCCAGGCATTCGGCCGTCTGGGCCACCAGGGCCATGCGGATGCGGCCGGCGCCTGGGTTGCTGCCGTTGAAGTCACGGGCCAGATAGCTGCCTGGCAGAACCGTGACATTGTATTGGGCATAGAGTTCGCGTGCGAACTCGGTGTCGGACAAGCCCATCTCTGGAGGCACGCCGGCCCAGAGGTAGAAGCTGGCATCGGGCAACTGCACGTCCATCACGGCCGACAGCACGGGCGTGACTTCGGCAAACTTGCGGCGGTATTGCTCGCGGTTGTCTTCGACATGGCGCTCATCACCCCAGGCCGCAATGCTGGCCGCCTGCACCGGCGGGCTCATCGCGCCGCCCTGGTAGGTGCGGTAGAGCGTGAAGGCCTTGATCAGCTCGGCGTCGCCCGCGACAAAACCGCTGCGCAGGCCCGGCACATTGCTGCGCTTGGACAGGCTGGTGAACGAGACCAGGCGGCGGAAATCGCTGCGGCCCAGTTGCGCTGCTGCCTGCATGCCGCCCAGTGGTGGCTCGTCGCGGAAGTAGATTTCGCTGTAGCACTCGTCAGACGCAATGACAAAGCCATAGCGGTCGGACAGCTCAAACAGCTTTTTCCACTCGTCAAGCGGCATCACGGCGCCGGTGGGGTTGCCCGGCGAGCAGACAAAGATCAGCTGGGTGCGCTGCCAGATGTCCTCGGGCACGCTGGCCCAGTCGACGGCAAAGTTCTTGCTGGCGATGCTGGGCACGTAGTAGGGCGTGGCGCCCGCGAGCAGGGCCGCGCCTTCGTAGATCTGGTAGAAGGGGTTGGGGCAGAGCACGACCGGGCCTGGCTTGCTGCTGTCGACCACCGTCTGCGTGAACGCAAACAGTGCCTCGCGGCTGCCATTGACGGGCAAGGTGTGCTTGTGTCCATCCACCTGCAGGCCGTAGCGCGTGGACAGCCAGGCAGCAAAGGCTTCGCGCAGTGCCGGCGTGCCAGCGGTGGCCGGGTAGACCGACAGGCCGGCCAGGTTGTCCGAGAGCGCCTGCTCGATGAAGGCGGGCGTGGGGTGGCGGGGCTCACCGATACCCAGGCTGATGGGCGACTGGTCTGCGGGCGGCGTGACACCGGCAAACAACTGGCGCAGGCGCTCAAACGGGTAGGGCTGCAGTTTCTGGAGCAAGGGGTTCATAAGCCAGCCATTATGGTGCAGCGGCGCTTGTTTTTTTGCGCCGTTCTGTCATGCCCGGTAGGGGCTTGGCGGCCTTTGTCGGCTACCCAGCGCCGCGCAGCCATTAAGACGAGTGGTTGCCGCCTTGTTGCTGCTTGGCTTTGGCCAAAATGGCGGCCAGGATTGCCTTTTTGTCGGCAGCGGCCGGCGCGGCCAGGTTGGCCTTGCTGGCCGCGGTATTTTGCGATGCTGCTGCGCTGACGGCAGCAGCCTGGGCCGCCTGGGCGCTGAGGGCTGCAGGGGCAGCGTGCGGCGTGCCCGCTGGGCTGGCAGTTGGACTGGGCACCTGCGTGCGGTTGGTGCCGTGCAGGCGCTGCTGGTGCCTGTTGTAGCGCAGCCGGGCCTCATCGGCTTGCGCCGGGCTCCAGGCGGCCCAGCCGGTGGCCTCGCCGCTGGCGTTGTCCAGTTCAATGCAATCGACCGGGCAGACCGGCAGGCACAGCTCGCAGCCGGTGCAGGCCTCGGCAATGACGGTGTGCATGCGCTTGTTCGCGCCCAGGATGGCATCGGTCGGGCAGGCCTTGATGCACAAGGTGCAGCCGATGCACCAGTTCTCATCGATGCGGGCGACAACGCGCACGGCTTCGAGGCCGTTGTGCGGGTTCAGCGGCAGCGCAGGCCGGCCGGTGATGGCCGCCAGCCGCGCCACGCCTTCCTGGCCGCCAGGCGGGCATTGGTTGATCGCGGCCTCGCCCTGGGCAATGGCCTGGGCATAGTGGCGGCAGTCGGGGTAGCCGCAGCGCGTGCATTGGGTCTGCGGCAGGGCCGCATCAATGGCGCCAATGAAAACAGCCAGCGCTGAGGCTGGCTGGTCGCTGGTTTTGTGGGTATCGATCACACCGTGTGCAAAGTATTCTGCTTGGAAGTGGCCGATTTTACGCTGCCTGCAGGGCGATCCTCGATGCGGTTGTTGGCGAGGATGAAGTCCTTGAGCATCGGGTAGACCATGGTGCGCCAGCGCTTGCCGCTGAAGATGCCGTAGTGCCCCGCGCCCTTGACTTCAAAGTGCCGGGTGTCGACCGCCTTGAGGCCGGTGCACAGGTCATGCGCGGCCTGGGTCTGGCCCGAGCCAGAGATGTCATCAAGCTCGCCCTCGACCGTCAGCAGCGCGCTGTGGCGGATGTCCTGGGGCTTGACCAGCTCCAGATTGCCTTCGGGCGAGCGCACCTCCCAGGTGCCCTTGACCAGCGCAAAGTCCTGGAACACGGTCTTGATGGTTTCCAGGTAGTAGGCCGCATCCATGTCGAGCACGGCGTTGTACTCGTCGTAGAACTTGCGGTGGTGTTCGGCGCTGTCTTCGTTGCCCTTGAGCAGGTCCTTGAAGTAGTCGTAATGGCTCATCGCATGGCGGTCAGGGTTCATGCTGACAAAGCCCATGTGCTGCAAAAAGCCGGGGTAGACCAGGCGGCCGGCACCGGGAAAGTTGCCGGGCACCGGATGGATCACGTTCGACTCGAACCACTGCAGATCGTGCGTGGTGGCCAGGTTGTTCACCGTGGTGGGCGATTTGCGCGCATCGATGGGGCCACCCATCATGGTCATCGACAGCGGGGTCTTCTCGCCGCGGCTGGCCATCAGCGAGACGGCGGCGAGCACCGGCACCGTGGGCTGGCAGACGCTCACCACATGGCAGTTGCCGTAGATGCCCTGGATGTGGCGGATGAATTCCTGCACATAGTTGACATAGTCATCGAGGTGGAAGATGCCCTCGGTCTGCGGCACCAGGCGCGCATTGGTCCAGTCGGTGATATAGACCTTGTGGTCGGCCAGCATCGTGCGCACCGTCTCGCGCAGCAGGGTGGCGTAGTGGCCCGACAGCGGGGCCACCACCAGCACCACGGGCTGCTGCTTCATCGCCGCCAGGCTGGTCTGGTCGTCCGAGAAGCGCTTGAAGCGGCGCAGCTCGCAAAAGGGCTTGGTCAGCTCCACGCGCTCGTGGATCGCGATCTCATGGCCGTTGGCCTCGATGGTGGTGATGCCAAAGGCGGGCTTTTCATAGTCCTTGCCCAGCCGGTAGAACAGATCAAAGCCCGCCGAGGCGCGCTGGGCGGTGTTCGTCTGGCTGATCGGCCACAGCGGATTGCTCAGCATCTTCGAGGTGGCGTGGGCGTATTCTGCAAAGGGCTCCATCAGGGCCCGCTGGGTTTCATACAGTTGGTACAGCATCAAAACTCCGTGATTGTTGCATCGCAATATAGCAGCAGCGCGCGTCAGAAAGCATGGCCAGCCATGCTCGTAAACACGGGGAGGGTGCTGGCGCTGGGTTCTGCGCCGCTGCCCACTGTGTGCTACACCGGCCTGCCACCCGCATGGCCGCTGCAATGCAGCCACTCGGATGGGCGTAGTTACAAAGATTGATTTTAACTAATGACTGAGGGTCTTGCTAGACTATTGCTCTGGCCCCATGCCCGCGCTTGCCCTGGGTAGACAGGGCCTGTAGATCAGGGCAGGACGCTATGGCCGCTCAGTCTTCGCTGGTGGTGCTGTTGGCGGGCTGGCGCTGCAACCATTCCTCAAAGGCCTCACGCGCAGAGTTGCGCAGCGTTTTGCGAAAGCGCTGCTTGTCCTCCAGGTAAAGGCAGTGGCGCATCACCGTGAAGGGGTTGAAGCTGCTGGACGGGTAGCGGTGCTGGAAATCGGCCTTGTAGTGGCGCACGGTGGTGACATGCTTTTGCACCACGGCAAACAGCCAGCCGGCGTGGCGCACGGCAAAGTCATGCAGCAACTCGTCCAGGAAGAACTCCACCTTCTGCGGGTCAAACTCATAGCCGGGGAAGTGCTTGTGGCCAAAGGCGACAAAGCTGAAGGCATCGAGCGGCTCGTTGTGGTCGCCCAGTCCATCGCCCAGGGGGCCGTCGACCTCGTCCTCGGCGCGCGAGAGCGCCAGCGCCTGGCTGGTCTCATTGCGGATCTGCAAGAACTCGCGGTCGGCCAGTTCAAACAGCGCCGACAGAATGTTGATGCGGCGTTTGAGGTTGGTCGGGATGGACTTCTTGTACTTGATCTTGTGGTCCAGCTCGCTCCAGGAGTCCTGGATGATGGTGCGGATCTGCAGCTCGAAGGCCTGGTCGGCATAGGCCTGGTGCTCGGTCAGCTGTGCCTGCTGCTGGTTGAGCCGCAGGTCCATATGGATGCCCTTGTAGCCAAACTCGGACTCCGAGTCTTCCATCGGTGAGGTCTTGTCGGTGATCTCGATCACATCGAAATATTCGCGCACCCGGGACATGATGGCCGGTGGCTCGTCCTCATAGAGGCAGACCACGCGCACGCCGATCAGGTCGGTGATGTAGTCCTCGATGGCATAGTCCTCGGACTGGTCCTCGACAAAGTTTCGGTACTTGCGCTTGAACTTGCGCACGCATTCGTCAGCGGTCTTCACCCGGCACTCGAACTTGGCGATGTTGACGCCCTCGAGGTTGCTCAAGATGGCGTGGATCAGCGCATTGAACGAGGCCGCCGCAGCCTTGAGGGTGGGCAACTGGGCGGCGTAGAAATCCAGGAATTCCTGTTTGCGGGATTCAAAATCGCGAGCGGGCATGGGGCAGGGCAGCAAAGAAGGGGCAGGCGCCACGCGCCCGCCAAAAGAAGAAGTTACTTGGCGCTATTGTCTACCTCTGTGGTGTCGCTGATGTGGGCCTGGGGTGCAAAAAGATCCCAGACCGCGATGAACAGCGCGGCAATCAGTGGCCCGATGACAAAGCCGGTAAGCCCGAACAGCGACAGCCCGCCCAGGGTGGAGATGAGGATCAGGTAGTCGGGCATCTTGGTGTCCTTGCCCACCAGGAGCGGGCGCAGCACGTTGTCGACCATGCCCATGATGGCGGCGCCATAGGCGGCCAGCACAATGCCTTCGGTGGTGGAGCCGGTGGCAATGTAATAAATAGCAACTGGCGCCCAGACAATGGCTGCACCCACGGCCGGCAACAGCGACAAAAAGGCCATCACCACGCCCCACAGCAGCGAGGCCTCGATGCCCAGAATCCAGAAGATGATGCCGCCCAGCGCGCCCTGGGTGGCAGCCACGGCCAGGTTGCCCTTGACCGTGGCGCGCACCACGGTGATGAACTTGGCGCCCAGCTTTTTCTTGTGCGCGTCATCGAGCGGCGTGGCGGCCAGGATCTTGCGGATCAAGGTCTTGCCGTCGCGCAGGAAGAAGAACAACAGGTAGAGCATGATGCAAAAGCTCACCAAAAAGCCCATGGTGTTCTGGCCGATGGTCAGCACCTTGGTCGCCACATACTGGCTCGCCTGCACCGAGATGCCGGAGATCTTCTCCTGGATCACCTTGGGGTCGTTCAGGTTGAAGCGGGTCAGCAGGTCCAGCACCCACTGGGGCATGGCGTTGTAGATCTGCTGGAAGTACTGGCCGAAATTCATCTCGCCCGAGTGCACGCTCTCGTAGATGGTGGCCGCCTCCTTGGCCAGCGAGATCGACAGCAGGATCAGCGGCAGGATCACCAGCACCAGGCACAGCACCAGCGTAATCAGGGCCGCAATAGTCGGGTATTTGGGGAGGCGGACCAGGATTTTTTTGTGTAGAGGCGTAAACACAACAGCGAGGATCACGGCCCAGAAAACGGCCCCCTGAAAGGGGAAAAGCACGGCAAAAAAGGCAATGGTGACGCCTATTAGCAGCAAGATGAATGCTTTGTCGTGAAGAGAGTGGTTGTTGAACATCAAGCGCATCGGTGTGAATGGATAGCGCAAATGTATCTGCTTCCGGCATAAACCTACGCTATTTCGGGCACCCATCTGCTGGGGCCAAGGCCATCGAAGGACAAGCCCAGGCGGAAGTGGCACAATACCCGTTGTTCGGCCCTTCCCAGCCACAGTCGCATCCGCCAATCGGTTCAGCCGTGTCGCGGAAGGTTGTTTATATGCACCAGCTAATGCTTTCCAGAGGAAAGCGGAGGTCAGCGGAGAAAATGAGCGATACGAATTCTGTGTATCAAGCCTACCAAGGCAACACCTATCTCTTCGGCGGCAATGCCCCGTATGTCGAAGAGATGTATGAGAACTATCTGGATAACCCAGGCAGCGTACCAGACACCTGGCGCGCTTACTTTGATGCACTGCAAAACGTCCCCGCATTGGACGGCAGCAACGCCAAGGACGTCCCTCATCTTCCCGTCGTCAACGCCTTTGCCGAGCGCGCCAAACAAGGCGTGACCAAGGTGGTGGTAGCGTCTGGTGCTGATTCGGAACTGGGCCGCAAGCGCACCGCCGTGCAGCAGCTGATTGCCGCTTACCGCAATGTGGGCGCACGCTGGGCCGATCTGGACCCGCTGAAGCGCCAAGAACGCCCCGAAATTCCTGAGCTCGATCCAGCCTTCTATGGCTTTACCGATGCGGACCAGGAAACCGTGTTCAACATCAGCAACACGTTCTTCGGCAAGGAATCGATGACCTTGCGCGAGCTGCTCAATGCACTGCGCGAGACCTATTGCGGCACGTTGGGCGCGGAGTACATGTACACCGCCGAGCAAAACCAGAAGCGTTGGTGGCAGCAAAAGCTCGAGAGCATTCGCAGCAAGCCCGCCTTCAACGCCGACCAGAAAAAGCGCATTCTTGACCGCCTGACCGCGGCCGAAGGCCTGGAGCGTTTCCTGCACACCAAGTATGTGGGTCAGAAGCGCTTCTCGCTCGAAGGCGGCGAGTCCTTTATCGTCGCGATGGACCAGCTGATCAATGCCGCTGGCGTGACCGGCGTGCAGGAAATCGTCATCGGCATGGCCCACCGTGGCCGCCTGAACGTGCTGGTCAACACCCTCGGCAAGATGCCCAAGGACCTGTTTGCCGAGTTCGACCACACCGCCCCTGAAGAGCTGACCGCCGGTGACGTGAAGTACCACCAGGGCTTTAGCTCCGATGTGTCGACCACTGGCGGCCCGGTGCACCTGTCGCTGGCCTTCAATCCCTCGCACCTGGAAATCGTCAACCCCGTGGTTGAAGGCTCGGTGCGCTCGCGCATGGACCGCCGCAACGACCCGCAGGGCAAGCAAGTGCTGCCGGTGCTGGTGCACGGTGACGCGGCCTTTGCCGGCCAGGGCGTGAACCAGGAAACGCTGGCGCTGTCCGAAACCCGTGGCTACACCACGGGCGGCACGGTGCACATCATCATCAACAACCAGATTGGTTTCACGACCTCCGATCCTCGCGATCTGCGCTCGACCACGTATTGCACGGACATCGTCAAGATGATCGATTCGCCCGTGCTGCACGTCAACGGTGACGATCCCGAAGCGGTGGCACTGGCCATGCAGATGGCTTTGGACTTCCGTATGGAATTCTCCAAGGACATCGTGGTGGACATCATCTGCTACCGCAAGCTCGGTCACAACGAGCAGGACACGCCTGCACTGACCCAGCCGCTGATGTACAAGAAGATTGCCCAGCACCCCGGCACGCGCAAGCTGTACGCCGACAAGCTGGCCACGCAAGGGCTGGGCGAGACGCTGGGCGACGACATGGTCAAGGCCTACCGCGCGGCCATGGATGCGGGCAAGCACACGGTCGACCCGGTGCTGACCAACTTCAAGAGCCAGTACGCGGTGGATTGGAGCCCCTTCCTCAAGCAGAAGTGGACCGACAGCGCCGACACCGCCATTCCCGTGGCCGAGTGGAAGCGTCTGGCCGAGCGCGTCACGACCCTGCCGGAGTCGGTGAACCCGCACCAGCTGGTCAAGAAGGTCTATGACGACCGCGCAGCGATGGGCCGTGGCGACATCAACGTGGACTGGGGCATGGGTGAGACCATGGCCTACGCCTCGCTGGTGGCCTCGGGTTACCCCATCCGCCTGTCGGGCGAAGACAGCGGCCGCGGCACCTTTACCCACCGCCACTCGGTCGTGCACGACCAAAAGCGTGAGAAGTGGGACGAGGGCACCTACATCCCTCTGCAGAACGTCGCTGACAACCAGGCGCCGTTTACCGTGATCGACTCCATCCTGTCCGAAGAGGCCGTGCTGGGCTTCGAATATGGCTACGCCTCCAACGATCCCAACACCCTGGTGATCTGGGAAGCGCAGTTCGGCGACTTCGCCAACGGCGCGCAAGTGGTGATCGACCAGTTCATCGCCTCCGGTGAAGTCAAGTGGGGCCGTATCAACGGTCTGACCTTGATGCTGCCACACGGCTACGAAGGCCAGGGCCCCGAGCACAGCTCGGCACGCCTGGAGCGCTTCATGCAGCTGTCGGCGGACCAGAACATGCAAGTGACCCAGCCGACCACGGCTGCGCAGATCTTCCACTTGCTGCGTCGCCAGATGGTGCGTCCGCTGCGCAAGCCGCTGATCATCATGACGCCCAAGTCGCTGCTGCGTAACAAGGACGCAACCTCGCCCGTGTCGGAATTCACCTCCGGTGGCTTCCAGACCGTGATCGGTGAGCGCGATGAGGCCATCGTTGCCAAGGCCGACAAGGTCAAGCGCGTGATCGCCTGCTCGGGCAAGGTCTACTACGACCTGGTCAAGAAGCGCACCGAAGAAGGCAGCACCGATGTGGCCATCATCCGTATCGAGCAGCTCTATCCGTTCCCCCACAAGGCTTTTGCCGCTGAACTCAAGAAGTACAGCGCCGCCAAGGAAGTGGTGTGGTGCCAGGACGAGCCGCAAAACCAGGGTGCATGGTTCTTCGTGCAGCACTACATCCACGAGAACATGCTCGACGGCCAAAAGCTGGGCTACTCCGGCCGTGCCGCCTCGGCATCGCCTGCCGTGGGCTATTCGCACCTGCACCAAGAGCAGCAAAAGGCGCTGGTCGAAGGCGCATTCGGCAAGCTCAAGGGCTTTGTGCTGACCAAGTAAGCACGACCTCAGCATTTAACGAATACAGAAAGAATTGTTATGGCAATCGTAGAAGTCAAAGTCCCCCAGCTGTCCGAGTCGGTCGCTGAAGCCACCATGCTCACCTGGAAGAAGAAGGCCGGTGAAGCTGTTGCTGTCGACGAAATCCTGATCGAGATCGAAACCGACAAGGTCGTGCTCGAAGTGCCAGCGCCTGCCGCTGGTGTGCTGACCGAGATCGTGCAAGGCGACGGCGCGACCGTTATCGCTGACCAGCTGATCGCCAAGATCGATACCGAAGCCGTGGCCGGCGCCGCTGCAGCCCCCGCTGCCGCAGCACCTGCGCCAGCTGCTGCCGCTCCCGCCCCCGCTTCTGCGCCTGCAGCTGCCGGTGGCAACAAGGGCGATGTGGCGATGCCAGCTGCAGCCAAGCTGCTGGCGGACAACAACCTGGCAGTCGGCGCTGTGGCCGGCTCGGGCAAGGACGGCCGCGTCACCAAGGGTGATGTGCTGGCCGCTGTGG encodes the following:
- a CDS encoding RnfABCDGE type electron transport complex subunit B, which codes for MDTHKTSDQPASALAVFIGAIDAALPQTQCTRCGYPDCRHYAQAIAQGEAAINQCPPGGQEGVARLAAITGRPALPLNPHNGLEAVRVVARIDENWCIGCTLCIKACPTDAILGANKRMHTVIAEACTGCELCLPVCPVDCIELDNASGEATGWAAWSPAQADEARLRYNRHQQRLHGTNRTQVPSPTASPAGTPHAAPAALSAQAAQAAAVSAAASQNTAASKANLAAPAAADKKAILAAILAKAKQQQGGNHSS
- a CDS encoding polyhydroxyalkanoate depolymerase; amino-acid sequence: MLYQLYETQRALMEPFAEYAHATSKMLSNPLWPISQTNTAQRASAGFDLFYRLGKDYEKPAFGITTIEANGHEIAIHERVELTKPFCELRRFKRFSDDQTSLAAMKQQPVVLVVAPLSGHYATLLRETVRTMLADHKVYITDWTNARLVPQTEGIFHLDDYVNYVQEFIRHIQGIYGNCHVVSVCQPTVPVLAAVSLMASRGEKTPLSMTMMGGPIDARKSPTTVNNLATTHDLQWFESNVIHPVPGNFPGAGRLVYPGFLQHMGFVSMNPDRHAMSHYDYFKDLLKGNEDSAEHHRKFYDEYNAVLDMDAAYYLETIKTVFQDFALVKGTWEVRSPEGNLELVKPQDIRHSALLTVEGELDDISGSGQTQAAHDLCTGLKAVDTRHFEVKGAGHYGIFSGKRWRTMVYPMLKDFILANNRIEDRPAGSVKSATSKQNTLHTV
- a CDS encoding GTP pyrophosphokinase, with product MPARDFESRKQEFLDFYAAQLPTLKAAAASFNALIHAILSNLEGVNIAKFECRVKTADECVRKFKRKYRNFVEDQSEDYAIEDYITDLIGVRVVCLYEDEPPAIMSRVREYFDVIEITDKTSPMEDSESEFGYKGIHMDLRLNQQQAQLTEHQAYADQAFELQIRTIIQDSWSELDHKIKYKKSIPTNLKRRINILSALFELADREFLQIRNETSQALALSRAEDEVDGPLGDGLGDHNEPLDAFSFVAFGHKHFPGYEFDPQKVEFFLDELLHDFAVRHAGWLFAVVQKHVTTVRHYKADFQHRYPSSSFNPFTVMRHCLYLEDKQRFRKTLRNSAREAFEEWLQRQPANSTTSED
- a CDS encoding AI-2E family transporter, which codes for MFNNHSLHDKAFILLLIGVTIAFFAVLFPFQGAVFWAVILAVVFTPLHKKILVRLPKYPTIAALITLVLCLVLVILPLILLSISLAKEAATIYESVHSGEMNFGQYFQQIYNAMPQWVLDLLTRFNLNDPKVIQEKISGISVQASQYVATKVLTIGQNTMGFLVSFCIMLYLLFFFLRDGKTLIRKILAATPLDDAHKKKLGAKFITVVRATVKGNLAVAATQGALGGIIFWILGIEASLLWGVVMAFLSLLPAVGAAIVWAPVAIYYIATGSTTEGIVLAAYGAAIMGMVDNVLRPLLVGKDTKMPDYLILISTLGGLSLFGLTGFVIGPLIAALFIAVWDLFAPQAHISDTTEVDNSAK